The following is a genomic window from Nitrospira sp..
GTGGAGGCGGTGATCTTTCTCTTCGACACTCCCGCCGATCCGCTGACCTATTCCTGGCAAGCGACCTGGTTTGCCGAACATCAGGAAGAATCCACGCTCTGTTTTTACGCGACCCCTTTCGCCAATGATATGGTTGGGCCCGGTATTGCCCAATCGCGTTATGGCGGCGCCTTCTTTCTGTTTCCACCCCGCCCCATTGCCGACATCTGGAGCGATCCTCTGCTGGCATTTGCGACCACGCTGGAAGAACGGCTGATTGCGGCGGCAGCGGCTCACAGTCCGGAACGCCACATCGCACTCGTCACGCCCATCCCGCCACGCGCCCGCTGGCGGAGGATCGCCAAGCAATTCGGCAAGACGCTCGTTCCCATTCCGCTGTCCAGATTTTCGAGCCAGACACTCGACCGGCTCCGTCGCTTTCACGTGCTCAACGGCCATGAGATCAGAAGCTATGCCGCCAGATTTATTCGATAATCTTTCACCGTCCCGTCGACCGGGCGCCTCTGCGCCGGTCCAAGAACAGCTCAACTGGCTCCGTCAGGAAATTCGCCAGCATGACTATCTCTATTACGTCAAAGACCGGCCGGACATTTCCGACGGCGACTACGATCGGCTGTTCAAAGACCTGAGCGATCTCGAAGCCGCCCATCCAGAATTAGTGACGGACGATTCTCCGACTCAACGAGTCGGCGCGCCACCGTTGGCGGCACTGGGTAAAGTCACGCATGAACGGCCGATGCTCAGCCTCGACTCCATTGTCGATCAGGCCGATGTCCTGGCATTCGATCAGCGGATGAAACGGGAGCTGGAACACCAGCAGATCGAATACACAGTCGAACCGAAATTCGACGGCCTTTCCATCGAACTGGTCTACGAGCAGGGCCGGCTGGTTCGCGGATCCACCAGAGGCGACGGAACAACCGGCGAAGATGTGACGGTCAATCTGCGGACGATTCGTTCTCTGCCTCTTCACTTGCGCGGCGATACAGCCCCCCCCGTCCATCTGGCTGTGCGTGGCGAAGTCTATATGAAACTGGACGACTTTCATGGATTGAACCGAACCATGACAGAGCGCGGCGACGAGGCATTTGCCAACCCACGGAACGCCGCCGCCGGTTCTCTTCGCCAGCTCGACTCGAATATCACGGCGGCCCGCCCGTTAGTCGTCACCTGCTACGAGATCATGGCCCTGTCCACCAAGCCGCCGGATTCTCATTGGAACGAGCTGGATGCGCTCGCCGAATGGGGGCTTCCCACTCCCAGCCATCGACGCCGCTGTCACACCATTGAAGAAGTCATCGCATTTCACGGCGAAACCGAACAGGTGCGCGACAACCTTCCGTATGAAATCGATGGCCTGGTGGTGAAAGTGAATCGCCGGGACTGGCAGGAACAGCTGGGCTTCAAGTCCCGCAGCCCCCGCTGGGCCATCGCTTTTAAATTCGCCCCACGCAAGGAAATCACGGTCGTGCAGAATATCGTCGTCTCGGTTGGACGCACTGGCACGCTGACGCCCGTGGCGCTCTTGCGGCCGGTCGAAGTCGGCGGGGTCACGATCAGCCGGGCCACGTTGCACAATGCCGACGAAGTGGCGCGCAAGGATATCCGCGCGGGCGATACAGTCAAGGTGGAGCGGGCTGGTGACGTGATTCCGGCAATCGCCGAACGAATTCCGGTTCCCGGCGAAACTCGTTCGGCCCCGTTTGCCATGCCGGACCATTGCCCGGTGTGCGGATCAGCCGTTGGACGGGAAGGTGCCTATTACTACTGCACCGGCCAATTGGGATGCATCGCGCAATTAAAAGGCGCCATCGAACATTTCGCCTCCAAGCAGGCGCTCAATATTGAGGGGCTCGGGAAAAAGACGGTCGCGCAACTGGTGGAGCATCATCTGGTCGGAAGTTTGGCCGATCTCTATCGTCTGACCCGCGATCAGCTGCTGCCTCTTGAAGGGTTCGCGGAAAAGTCGACCGCATTGCTGCTCGATGCCATTGCACAGAGCAAGACCGTGTCGCTAGATCGCTTCCTACTAGGATTGGGAATCCGGCAAGTCGGCCAGCATATTGCCAAGGTGCTCACCAAAGAGTTTGGGGCGCTGGACGCTATTATGAACGCGGATGATACACGCTTTTTGACGGTCAAAGAAATCGGTCCTGAGATTTCATCCAGCCTGGTCTCCTACTTCCGCGAAGAATCCAACCGCCGGGCGATTGCCCAGCTCCGTGAACTCGGCATGACCATCCTCGAACAAGCCGAGCTGGCTTCGCCCGAATCGCTTCCTCTTGCCGGAAAAACCTTTGTCTTCACCGGCGGACTGAACCGCTTTAGCCGCGATGAAGCCAAAGCTCTCGTCGAGCGATTGGGAGGCGCCATTGGCTCAAGCGTGAGCAAGCGAACGTCGTTTGTCGTTGCCGGCCACGATCCTGGGTCGAAACTCGATCAGGCGCAAAAGCTGGGAATTGCGGTGTTGAGCGAACAGGATTTTGCTGAACTGGTCGGAGAAGGACTGCCAGGCTAACTGACAGGGTTGAGCGACGCCACTTCCACAGGGGCGGGAGTTTTTTCTTCTTTATAGATATTGACGCTGCGGATCGAGCGAGGATCGGCTTCATGCACGACCAGGCGGCAATGAGCAATGTGCAATTCCTCTCCGACTTTGGGAATGCGGCCAAGTTCACCCTGAATAAGCCCGCCGATGGTCAGCGCTTCATCACCCAGATCGACCTTCAAGAAATCATTGACCTTCCGCACTTCAGTTCTGCCATGGACAAGAATCTGGTTCTTTCCGATGCGCTTGATCAGCTCTTCGGTAATATCAGTCTCATCGACAATCTCGCCGACCACTTCCTCTAGCAAATCTTCCAAGGTGACAAGCCCCATCACACCGCCATACTCGTTGACGACGATCCCCATATGGCGTTTTTCCTGCTGAAACTGTTTCATTAAGTCATCGGCCGTCTTCCCGGTCGGCACAAACAACGCCGGATGCGCGATATCCCTCAGCCGGGCATCCGAGCGGCCCTTCGCCAGCTCGGTCAAAGCCTTGGTTTTGTATAGCACACCGGTAATGTTATCCAACGTGCCGTCGTAGACCGGGATGCGGGAATATTTCGAGTTATACAGCAACTCTTGCGCTTCCTTGAGCCGAAGATTTCCATCCAGCGAGAACACATAGATGCGCGGCGTCATCGCATCTTCAGCGGTAATGTCTTTCAGTTGAAAGACATTTTTAATCATTTTGACTTCTTCCGACTCCAATTCGCCGGCCTTGCCCCCCTCGTCCAGCATAATCTTTAGCTCTTCTTCAGTTACCAGCGGCAAGGTCAACCCTTTCCCTCCGGTCAGCCTCTGAATGAGCGGCACCATGAGAAACAGGAGCGGCTTGAGCAGTATCTGAACGCCATAGACCGGATAGGCCATGTTGAGAGTTACCGGCACCGCGAACTTGGCTGCCAAGGTCTTCGGAATGACGTCGACCGATACCAGAAGAACAAAGGTCAGGACGCCCACCATTACCGCAACCGCCTCATCGAATACGGTTTTTCCGCCATAGGCATTCAAGGTGATGAAGGTGGCATACATCGGAATAGCGGTTCCGACCAACCGGTCTCCGACCAGAATGGTTGAGAGCAGCCGTTGCGGGTCGCTTCGAAGCGTCAACGCCATCGCAGCACGCTTGCTTCCATTTTTGGCAAGGGCGCGCAGCCTGGTCTCATTGACCGAAAAGAACCCGATCTCGGCCGTCGAAATAATGGCAGATAACCCTATCAACGCTAGCAGGATTAGAATATCCATGAAGACTCTTGATTAGGGACGACGAGCCACAAAGGCCAGCCTGATAGGACAAGTCGCGTGGACTCTGCAGTAGAGAGAGCACAGACTCTCCCCTGCCTGAACAGACTCAACAGACCATGTGGGAGATAGGAGCAGCATCGGATAATAGATCTATCACACCGACTGAGAAGGGGCAAGAGATCTAAAGAAACAGACAGGAATATCAATCAGTTCGATATGCGCCATGCGCCGACGAAATCGGCAAACTCTTGAAAGAAATTTACGCGCCACTACGTACGATCTAGCCGTCGTCTCTCACGACAAAGGACTGCACGTTATACTGATCGTCCAATCTAGATGAAGCCCTCTGGGCCTCGGCTTCCGTCAAAAATTGCCCTACCTGCACCCGATATCGTCTTCCTTCAGACAACTCCACCTGTACGACACGACCGCCCGGATACTCCGCGCCAACCTGATCGAATAGCCCTCGCGCATTCAACGGATCGGCAAAGGCTCCGACTTGGACTCGTAGCACTCCCATACCTTCCGGTCTGGACTGATACCCAACGACATGAAGCTCAACCTGATCGGTTCCATTTCCGACCATCCCAATGGCTTCGGCTCCGGCCAGCGAGAGATCAAGCACCCGTCCTTTGGCAAAGGGGCCACGATCATTAATCCGCACCGTAATCTGCTTCCCCGTAGAAACCGACCGCACAACGGCAATAGAACCCAACGGCAAGGTTCGGTGGGCCGCGGTCAGTTTATACATGTCATACCGCTCTCCGTTCGCGGTCTTGTTTCCATGGAATCCAGGGCCATACCAGGATGCGACTCCTCGTTCATGGAATCCGACAGGATATCCTGGAAACCGGTGAATCGGAGGCGGTTGGGATTGGCAGGCAGCAAAAACCGTACAGACAAAAAGCGCGGCAGCAACGGCCACACAATGTCGGATGGGAACGGGCCTGAAGCCCTTCATGGCCTAAAACTCATCAAGCGACTGGTCTTGAAGCAGTGCCAACGCCTTATTCGTGTTCGAGACAGTCAAGACGACGATGGCGCGCTTTCCCTCACGCGACGGAGTGCAGTAGCCACACTTGATGTTGATACGATTTTGAGTCAATAATTCCGCCACATCCATGAGCGCGCCTGGTTTATTTTTCAAGCTCAACAACAACGCGGTCTCTTCCTTGAACTTGATCTTCGCGGCCTTCAACGCTGCCCTGGCCCCTTCAAGGTCCGCCACAAGCAAGCGAAGCTTGCCGGTTCCAGCCACCTCCGGCGCGGAAAACGCCTTGATATTGACCCCGGCCTCTCCTAAAACAGACGTCACCTTCGCCATCACGCCAGGCTTGCTCTGTCCGCTAATGACTACTTGAGTTGTTGTCGGCATTGGGATTACTCCTCGTTACAGTCGAGATCAAAGAATAGAGAGGGCTCTGTTATCCTCGCATACTCCGCGAGATCAGTTTTCGTGCTCATCCAGTCTGGAGTCTTTCAGGGGAGACCAAGATCTATGGAGATGCGTGGTACGCGAACACTGAATAGTCGTTCTGTGGTCTCTTCCCCGGCGCTCATACCGCAATGAGCGCCGAATGGTCGAAACCGATGGCCGCACCGTCCCTCGTCTTATTGGACTGCACATACCCCATGGCTTCCACC
Proteins encoded in this region:
- a CDS encoding Amino acid-binding ACT (MaGe:77308477), with product MPTTTQVVISGQSKPGVMAKVTSVLGEAGVNIKAFSAPEVAGTGKLRLLVADLEGARAALKAAKIKFKEETALLLSLKNKPGALMDVAELLTQNRINIKCGYCTPSREGKRAIVVLTVSNTNKALALLQDQSLDEF
- a CDS encoding putative endolytic peptidoglycan transglycosylase RlpA (Evidence 3 : Putative function from multiple computational evidences; MaGe:77308476): MKGFRPVPIRHCVAVAAALFVCTVFAACQSQPPPIHRFPGYPVGFHERGVASWYGPGFHGNKTANGERYDMYKLTAAHRTLPLGSIAVVRSVSTGKQITVRINDRGPFAKGRVLDLSLAGAEAIGMVGNGTDQVELHVVGYQSRPEGMGVLRVQVGAFADPLNARGLFDQVGAEYPGGRVVQVELSEGRRYRVQVGQFLTEAEAQRASSRLDDQYNVQSFVVRDDG
- a CDS encoding conserved membrane protein of unknown function (Evidence 4 : Unknown function but conserved in other organisms; MaGe:77308475), whose amino-acid sequence is MDILILLALIGLSAIISTAEIGFFSVNETRLRALAKNGSKRAAMALTLRSDPQRLLSTILVGDRLVGTAIPMYATFITLNAYGGKTVFDEAVAVMVGVLTFVLLVSVDVIPKTLAAKFAVPVTLNMAYPVYGVQILLKPLLFLMVPLIQRLTGGKGLTLPLVTEEELKIMLDEGGKAGELESEEVKMIKNVFQLKDITAEDAMTPRIYVFSLDGNLRLKEAQELLYNSKYSRIPVYDGTLDNITGVLYKTKALTELAKGRSDARLRDIAHPALFVPTGKTADDLMKQFQQEKRHMGIVVNEYGGVMGLVTLEDLLEEVVGEIVDETDITEELIKRIGKNQILVHGRTEVRKVNDFLKVDLGDEALTIGGLIQGELGRIPKVGEELHIAHCRLVVHEADPRSIRSVNIYKEEKTPAPVEVASLNPVS
- a CDS encoding DNA ligase (MaGe:77308474), translating into MPPDLFDNLSPSRRPGASAPVQEQLNWLRQEIRQHDYLYYVKDRPDISDGDYDRLFKDLSDLEAAHPELVTDDSPTQRVGAPPLAALGKVTHERPMLSLDSIVDQADVLAFDQRMKRELEHQQIEYTVEPKFDGLSIELVYEQGRLVRGSTRGDGTTGEDVTVNLRTIRSLPLHLRGDTAPPVHLAVRGEVYMKLDDFHGLNRTMTERGDEAFANPRNAAAGSLRQLDSNITAARPLVVTCYEIMALSTKPPDSHWNELDALAEWGLPTPSHRRRCHTIEEVIAFHGETEQVRDNLPYEIDGLVVKVNRRDWQEQLGFKSRSPRWAIAFKFAPRKEITVVQNIVVSVGRTGTLTPVALLRPVEVGGVTISRATLHNADEVARKDIRAGDTVKVERAGDVIPAIAERIPVPGETRSAPFAMPDHCPVCGSAVGREGAYYYCTGQLGCIAQLKGAIEHFASKQALNIEGLGKKTVAQLVEHHLVGSLADLYRLTRDQLLPLEGFAEKSTALLLDAIAQSKTVSLDRFLLGLGIRQVGQHIAKVLTKEFGALDAIMNADDTRFLTVKEIGPEISSSLVSYFREESNRRAIAQLRELGMTILEQAELASPESLPLAGKTFVFTGGLNRFSRDEAKALVERLGGAIGSSVSKRTSFVVAGHDPGSKLDQAQKLGIAVLSEQDFAELVGEGLPG